Proteins from a single region of Bos javanicus breed banteng chromosome 25, ARS-OSU_banteng_1.0, whole genome shotgun sequence:
- the ATXN2L gene encoding ataxin-2-like protein isoform X6, giving the protein MLHFLTAVVGSTCDVKVKNGTTYEGIFKTLSSKFELAVDAVHRKVSEPVGGPRREDIVDTMVFKPSDVMLVHFRNVDFNYATKDKFTDSAIAMNSKVNGEHKEKVLQRWEGGDSNSDDYDLESDMSNGWDPNEMFKFNEENYGVKTTYDSSLSSYTVPLEKDNSEEFRQRELRAAQLAREIESSPQYRLRIAMENDDGRTEEEKHSAVQRQGSGRESPSLAAREGKYIPLPQRVREGPRGGVRCGSSRGGRPGLSSLPPRGPHHLDNSSPGPGSEARGINGGPSRMSPKAQRPLRGAKTLSSPSSRPSGEASVPPPPAVGRMYPPRSPKSAAPAPISASCPEPPMGSAVPTSSASIPVTSAVGDPGVGSVSPASPKISLAPTDVKELPAKEPGRTLESQELSRIAAKVPGLQNEQKRFQLEELRKFGAQFKLQPSSSPETSLDPFPPRILKEEAKGKEKEVDGLLASEPLGSPVSSKAESVSDKEDKPPLPAAGGAEGPEQPPAPCPSQTGSPPVGLIKGDDKDEGPVAEQVKKSTLNPNAKEFNPTKPLLSVNKSTSTPTSPGPRTHSTPSIPVLTAGQSGLYSPQYISYIPQIHMGPAVQAPQMYPYPVSNSVPGQQGKYRGAKGSLPPQRSDQHQPASAPPMMQAAAAAAGPPLVAATPYSSYIPYNPQQFPGQPAMMQPMAHYPSQPVFAPMLQSNPRMLTSGSHPQAIVSSSTPQYPSAEQPTPQALYATVHQSYPHHATQLHAHQPQPATTPTGSQPPSQHAAPSPVQHQAGQAPHLGSGQPQQNLYHPGALTGTPPSLPPGPSAQSPQSSFPQPAAVYAIHAHQQLPHGFTNMAHVTQAHVQTGITAAPPPHPGAPHPPQVMLLHPPQSHGGPPQGAVPQSGVPALSASTPSPYPYIGHPQGEQPGQAPGFPGGADDRIREFSLAGGIWHGRADGLQVGQDARVLGGE; this is encoded by the exons ATGCTGCATTTCCTTACCGCTGTTGTG GGTTCCACTTGTGATGTAAAGGTGAAGAACGGTACCACCTATGAGGGTATCTTCAAGACGCTGAGCTCAAAG TTTGAACTGGCAGTGGACGCTGTGCACCGGAAGGTATCGGAGCCAGTGGGTGGCCCTCGTCGGGAAGACATAGTGGACACCATGGTGTTTAAGCCAAGTGATGTCATGCTTGTCCACTTCCGAAATGTCGACTTCAATTATGCTACTAAAG ATAAGTTCACTGACTCGGCCATTGCCATGAACTCGAAGGTGAATGGGGAGCACAAAGAGAAGGTGCTTCAGCGCTGGGAGGGCGGTGATAGCAACAGTGATGACTACGACCTGGAGTCTGACATG TCTAATGGATGGGACCCCAACGAAATGTTCAAGTTCAATGAGGAGAACTATGGTGTAAAGACCACCTATGACAGCAGTCTCTCTTCTTACAC GGTGCCCTTAGAGAAGGACAATTCAGAAGAATTCCGTCAGCGGGAGCTGCGTGCTGCCCAGTTGGCCCGAGAGATTGAATCGAGCCCCCAGTACCGCCTGCGGATCGCCATGGAGAATGATGATGGGCGCACGGAAGAGGAGAAGCACAGTGCAGTTCAGCGACAGGGCTCAGGGCGTGAGAGCCCCAGCTTGGCAGCCAG GGAGGGAAAGTATATCCCTCTACCCCAGCGAGTTCGGGAAGGTCCCCGGGGAGGCGTTCGCTGCGGTAGTTCTCGGGGCGGCCGGCCTGGCCTTAGCTCTTTGCCGCCTCGTGGCCCTCACCATCTTGACAATAGCAGCCCTGGCCCAGGTTCTGAGGCACGCGGTATCAATGGAG gccctTCCCGCATGTCCCCTAAGGCCCAGCGACCTCTGAGAGGTGCCAAGACTCTGTCTTCCCCCAGCAGCAGGCCTTCTGGAGAAGCCTCTGTTCCACCTCCTCCTGCAG TGGGCCGGATGTACCCGCCGCGCTCTCCCAAATCAGCTGCCCCCGCCCCAATCTCAGCTTCCTGTCCTGAGCCTCCCATGGGCTCAGCAGTACCAACCTCTTCAGCTTCCATCCCAGTGACATCAGCAGTTGGGGATCCTGGAGTAGGCTCTGTTTCCCCAGCTTCTCCAAAGATCTCACTGGCCCCCACAGATG TAAAAGAACTCCCGGCCAAGGAACCTGGAAGGACGCTGGAGTCCCAGGAGTTGTCCCGGATTGCAGCGAAAG tCCCTGGCCTTCAGAATGAACAGAAGCGTTTTCAGCTGGAAGAACTGAGAAAGTTTGGGGCCCAGTTTAAG CTTCAGCCCAGTAGCTCCCCTGAGACCAGCTTGGATCCTTTTCCTCCACGGATCCTGAAAGAGGAGGccaaagggaaggagaaggaggtggatgGTCTTTTGGCTTCAGAGCCCCTGGGGTCTCCTGTTTCCTCGAAGGCCGAATCAGTATCGGACAAGGAGGACAAACCGCCCCTGCCAGCAGCAGGGGGTGCCGAGGGGCCGGAGCAGCCTCCGGCACCTTGCCCAAGCCAAACTGGCAGCCCCCCAGTGGGCCTCATCAAGGGAGATGACAAGGATGAGGGCCCAGTTGCTGA ACAAGTAAAGAAGTCAACATTGAACCCCAATGCCAAGGAGTTCAATCCCACTAAGCCCCTGCTCTCTGTG AATAAATCCACCAGTACTCCGACTTCTCCTGGGCCCCGGACTCATTCAACTCCCTCCATCCCGGTGCTGACAGCAGGCCAGAGTGGGCTCTATAGCCCCCAGTACATTTCCTACATACCTCAGATCCACATGGGACCAGCTGTTCAG GCACCGCAGATGTATCCTTATCCTGTGTCCAACTCAGTGCCTGGACAGCAGGGCAAGTACCGGGGCGCCAAAG GCTCCCTGCCCCCCCAGCGCTCGGACCAACACCAGCCAGCCTCCGCCCCTCCCATGATGCAggctgccgccgccgctgccggtCCACCTCTGGTGGCCGCCACCCCTTACTCTTCCTACATCCCCTACAACCCACAGCAGTTCCCAGGCCAGCCCGCCATGATGCAGCCCATGGCCCACTACCCCTCGCAG ccggTGTTTGCCCCCATGCTTCAAAGCAACCCACGCATGCTGACGTCGGGGAGCCATCCCCAGGCCATCGTGTCATCCTCCACCCCTCAGTACCCTTCTGCAGAGCAGCCCACCCCCCAGGCCCTTTATG CCACCGTTCACCAGTCCTATCCGCACCATGCCACGCAGCTCCATGCCCACCAGCCGCAGCCGGCCACCACGCCTACTGGGAGCCAGCCGCCGTCCCAGCATGCGGCCCCCAGTCCTGTCCAG CACCAGGCGGGGCAGGCCCCACACCTGGGCAGTGGACAGCCGCAGCAGAACCTGTACCACCCAGGGGCCCTGACAGGCACGCCGCCTTCTCTGCCACCGGGACCTTCTGCCCAGTCCCCTCAGAGCAGCTTCCCCCAACCAGCCGCTGTATATGCCATCCATGCCCACCAGCAGCTGCCCCACGGCTTCACCAACATGGCCCATGTTACCCAG GCCCATGTCCAAACTGGAATCACAGCAGCCCCGCCCCCTCACCCTGGGGCTCCCCACCcgccccaggtgatgctgctgcacCCACCCCAGAGCCATGGGGGCCCCCCCCAAGGCGCGGTGCCCCAGAGTGGGGTGCCTGCACTCTCAGCTTCCACACCCTCACCCTATCCCTACATCGGACACCCCCAAGGTGAGCAGCCTGGCCAGGCGCCTGGATTTCCAGGAGGAGCCGATGACAGGATTCGTGAGTTCTCGTTAGCTGGGGGTATTTGGCATGGAAGAGCTGATGGGCTGCAGGTGGGGCAGGATGCACGGGTTCTGGGCGGGGAGTGA
- the ATXN2L gene encoding ataxin-2-like protein isoform X1 translates to MLKPQPPQQTSQPQQPPPTQQAVARRPPGGTSPPNGGLPGSLASTSAPPGPPAAASPCLGPAAAAGSGLRRGAEGILAPQPPAPQQQHQERPGAAAIGSARGQSTGKGPPQSPVFEGVYNNSRMLHFLTAVVGSTCDVKVKNGTTYEGIFKTLSSKFELAVDAVHRKVSEPVGGPRREDIVDTMVFKPSDVMLVHFRNVDFNYATKDKFTDSAIAMNSKVNGEHKEKVLQRWEGGDSNSDDYDLESDMSNGWDPNEMFKFNEENYGVKTTYDSSLSSYTVPLEKDNSEEFRQRELRAAQLAREIESSPQYRLRIAMENDDGRTEEEKHSAVQRQGSGRESPSLAAREGKYIPLPQRVREGPRGGVRCGSSRGGRPGLSSLPPRGPHHLDNSSPGPGSEARGINGGPSRMSPKAQRPLRGAKTLSSPSSRPSGEASVPPPPAVGRMYPPRSPKSAAPAPISASCPEPPMGSAVPTSSASIPVTSAVGDPGVGSVSPASPKISLAPTDVKELPAKEPGRTLESQELSRIAAKVPGLQNEQKRFQLEELRKFGAQFKLQPSSSPETSLDPFPPRILKEEAKGKEKEVDGLLASEPLGSPVSSKAESVSDKEDKPPLPAAGGAEGPEQPPAPCPSQTGSPPVGLIKGDDKDEGPVAEQVKKSTLNPNAKEFNPTKPLLSVNKSTSTPTSPGPRTHSTPSIPVLTAGQSGLYSPQYISYIPQIHMGPAVQAPQMYPYPVSNSVPGQQGKYRGAKGSLPPQRSDQHQPASAPPMMQAAAAAAGPPLVAATPYSSYIPYNPQQFPGQPAMMQPMAHYPSQPVFAPMLQSNPRMLTSGSHPQAIVSSSTPQYPSAEQPTPQALYATVHQSYPHHATQLHAHQPQPATTPTGSQPPSQHAAPSPVQHQAGQAPHLGSGQPQQNLYHPGALTGTPPSLPPGPSAQSPQSSFPQPAAVYAIHAHQQLPHGFTNMAHVTQAHVQTGITAAPPPHPGAPHPPQVMLLHPPQSHGGPPQGAVPQSGVPALSASTPSPYPYIGHPQGEQPGQAPGFPGGADDRIREFSLAGGIWHGRADGLQVGQDARVLGGE, encoded by the exons ATGTTGAAGCCTCAGCCGCCACAACAGACCTCCCAGCCCCAGCAGCCGCCCCCCACGCAACAGGCTGTGGCCCGTCGCCCTCCCGGGGGCACCAGCCCGCCCAACGGCGGTCTCCCGGGGTCCCTGGCCTCCACCTCGGCTCCCCCAGGACCTCCTGCGGCCGCCTCCCCCTGCCTGGGGCCTGCAGCCGCTGCCGGGAGCGGGCTCCGCCGGGGAGCCGAGGGTATCTTGGCGCCTCAACCGCCGGCACCGCAGCAGCAACATCAggagaggccaggggcagcggccatcGGCAGCGCCAG GGGACAAAGCACAGGAAAGGGACCTCCACAGTCACCG GTGTTTGAGGGTGTCTACAACAATTCCAGAATGCTGCATTTCCTTACCGCTGTTGTG GGTTCCACTTGTGATGTAAAGGTGAAGAACGGTACCACCTATGAGGGTATCTTCAAGACGCTGAGCTCAAAG TTTGAACTGGCAGTGGACGCTGTGCACCGGAAGGTATCGGAGCCAGTGGGTGGCCCTCGTCGGGAAGACATAGTGGACACCATGGTGTTTAAGCCAAGTGATGTCATGCTTGTCCACTTCCGAAATGTCGACTTCAATTATGCTACTAAAG ATAAGTTCACTGACTCGGCCATTGCCATGAACTCGAAGGTGAATGGGGAGCACAAAGAGAAGGTGCTTCAGCGCTGGGAGGGCGGTGATAGCAACAGTGATGACTACGACCTGGAGTCTGACATG TCTAATGGATGGGACCCCAACGAAATGTTCAAGTTCAATGAGGAGAACTATGGTGTAAAGACCACCTATGACAGCAGTCTCTCTTCTTACAC GGTGCCCTTAGAGAAGGACAATTCAGAAGAATTCCGTCAGCGGGAGCTGCGTGCTGCCCAGTTGGCCCGAGAGATTGAATCGAGCCCCCAGTACCGCCTGCGGATCGCCATGGAGAATGATGATGGGCGCACGGAAGAGGAGAAGCACAGTGCAGTTCAGCGACAGGGCTCAGGGCGTGAGAGCCCCAGCTTGGCAGCCAG GGAGGGAAAGTATATCCCTCTACCCCAGCGAGTTCGGGAAGGTCCCCGGGGAGGCGTTCGCTGCGGTAGTTCTCGGGGCGGCCGGCCTGGCCTTAGCTCTTTGCCGCCTCGTGGCCCTCACCATCTTGACAATAGCAGCCCTGGCCCAGGTTCTGAGGCACGCGGTATCAATGGAG gccctTCCCGCATGTCCCCTAAGGCCCAGCGACCTCTGAGAGGTGCCAAGACTCTGTCTTCCCCCAGCAGCAGGCCTTCTGGAGAAGCCTCTGTTCCACCTCCTCCTGCAG TGGGCCGGATGTACCCGCCGCGCTCTCCCAAATCAGCTGCCCCCGCCCCAATCTCAGCTTCCTGTCCTGAGCCTCCCATGGGCTCAGCAGTACCAACCTCTTCAGCTTCCATCCCAGTGACATCAGCAGTTGGGGATCCTGGAGTAGGCTCTGTTTCCCCAGCTTCTCCAAAGATCTCACTGGCCCCCACAGATG TAAAAGAACTCCCGGCCAAGGAACCTGGAAGGACGCTGGAGTCCCAGGAGTTGTCCCGGATTGCAGCGAAAG tCCCTGGCCTTCAGAATGAACAGAAGCGTTTTCAGCTGGAAGAACTGAGAAAGTTTGGGGCCCAGTTTAAG CTTCAGCCCAGTAGCTCCCCTGAGACCAGCTTGGATCCTTTTCCTCCACGGATCCTGAAAGAGGAGGccaaagggaaggagaaggaggtggatgGTCTTTTGGCTTCAGAGCCCCTGGGGTCTCCTGTTTCCTCGAAGGCCGAATCAGTATCGGACAAGGAGGACAAACCGCCCCTGCCAGCAGCAGGGGGTGCCGAGGGGCCGGAGCAGCCTCCGGCACCTTGCCCAAGCCAAACTGGCAGCCCCCCAGTGGGCCTCATCAAGGGAGATGACAAGGATGAGGGCCCAGTTGCTGA ACAAGTAAAGAAGTCAACATTGAACCCCAATGCCAAGGAGTTCAATCCCACTAAGCCCCTGCTCTCTGTG AATAAATCCACCAGTACTCCGACTTCTCCTGGGCCCCGGACTCATTCAACTCCCTCCATCCCGGTGCTGACAGCAGGCCAGAGTGGGCTCTATAGCCCCCAGTACATTTCCTACATACCTCAGATCCACATGGGACCAGCTGTTCAG GCACCGCAGATGTATCCTTATCCTGTGTCCAACTCAGTGCCTGGACAGCAGGGCAAGTACCGGGGCGCCAAAG GCTCCCTGCCCCCCCAGCGCTCGGACCAACACCAGCCAGCCTCCGCCCCTCCCATGATGCAggctgccgccgccgctgccggtCCACCTCTGGTGGCCGCCACCCCTTACTCTTCCTACATCCCCTACAACCCACAGCAGTTCCCAGGCCAGCCCGCCATGATGCAGCCCATGGCCCACTACCCCTCGCAG ccggTGTTTGCCCCCATGCTTCAAAGCAACCCACGCATGCTGACGTCGGGGAGCCATCCCCAGGCCATCGTGTCATCCTCCACCCCTCAGTACCCTTCTGCAGAGCAGCCCACCCCCCAGGCCCTTTATG CCACCGTTCACCAGTCCTATCCGCACCATGCCACGCAGCTCCATGCCCACCAGCCGCAGCCGGCCACCACGCCTACTGGGAGCCAGCCGCCGTCCCAGCATGCGGCCCCCAGTCCTGTCCAG CACCAGGCGGGGCAGGCCCCACACCTGGGCAGTGGACAGCCGCAGCAGAACCTGTACCACCCAGGGGCCCTGACAGGCACGCCGCCTTCTCTGCCACCGGGACCTTCTGCCCAGTCCCCTCAGAGCAGCTTCCCCCAACCAGCCGCTGTATATGCCATCCATGCCCACCAGCAGCTGCCCCACGGCTTCACCAACATGGCCCATGTTACCCAG GCCCATGTCCAAACTGGAATCACAGCAGCCCCGCCCCCTCACCCTGGGGCTCCCCACCcgccccaggtgatgctgctgcacCCACCCCAGAGCCATGGGGGCCCCCCCCAAGGCGCGGTGCCCCAGAGTGGGGTGCCTGCACTCTCAGCTTCCACACCCTCACCCTATCCCTACATCGGACACCCCCAAGGTGAGCAGCCTGGCCAGGCGCCTGGATTTCCAGGAGGAGCCGATGACAGGATTCGTGAGTTCTCGTTAGCTGGGGGTATTTGGCATGGAAGAGCTGATGGGCTGCAGGTGGGGCAGGATGCACGGGTTCTGGGCGGGGAGTGA
- the ATXN2L gene encoding ataxin-2-like protein isoform X8, producing the protein MLKPQPPQQTSQPQQPPPTQQAVARRPPGGTSPPNGGLPGSLASTSAPPGPPAAASPCLGPAAAAGSGLRRGAEGILAPQPPAPQQQHQERPGAAAIGSARGQSTGKGPPQSPVFEGVYNNSRMLHFLTAVVGSTCDVKVKNGTTYEGIFKTLSSKFELAVDAVHRKVSEPVGGPRREDIVDTMVFKPSDVMLVHFRNVDFNYATKDKFTDSAIAMNSKVNGEHKEKRRTIQKNSVSGSCVLPSWPERLNRAPSTACGSPWRMMMGARKRRSTVQFSDRAQGVRAPAWQPGRESISLYPSEFGKVPGEAFAAVVLGAAGLALALCRLVALTILTIAALAQVLRHAVSMEAQRPLRGAKTLSSPSSRPSGEASVPPPPAVGRMYPPRSPKSAAPAPISASCPEPPMGSAVPTSSASIPVTSAVGDPGVGSVSPASPKISLAPTDVKELPAKEPGRTLESQELSRIAAKVPGLQNEQKRFQLEELRKFGAQFKLQPSSSPETSLDPFPPRILKEEAKGKEKEVDGLLASEPLGSPVSSKAESVSDKEDKPPLPAAGGAEGPEQPPAPCPSQTGSPPVGLIKGDDKDEGPVAEQVKKSTLNPNAKEFNPTKPLLSVNKSTSTPTSPGPRTHSTPSIPVLTAGQSGLYSPQYISYIPQIHMGPAVQAPQMYPYPVSNSVPGQQGKYRGAKGSLPPQRSDQHQPASAPPMMQAAAAAAGPPLVAATPYSSYIPYNPQQFPGQPAMMQPMAHYPSQPVFAPMLQSNPRMLTSGSHPQAIVSSSTPQYPSAEQPTPQALYATVHQSYPHHATQLHAHQPQPATTPTGSQPPSQHAAPSPVQHQAGQAPHLGSGQPQQNLYHPGALTGTPPSLPPGPSAQSPQSSFPQPAAVYAIHAHQQLPHGFTNMAHVTQAHVQTGITAAPPPHPGAPHPPQVMLLHPPQSHGGPPQGAVPQSGVPALSASTPSPYPYIGHPQGEQPGQAPGFPGGADDRIREFSLAGGIWHGRADGLQVGQDARVLGGE; encoded by the exons ATGTTGAAGCCTCAGCCGCCACAACAGACCTCCCAGCCCCAGCAGCCGCCCCCCACGCAACAGGCTGTGGCCCGTCGCCCTCCCGGGGGCACCAGCCCGCCCAACGGCGGTCTCCCGGGGTCCCTGGCCTCCACCTCGGCTCCCCCAGGACCTCCTGCGGCCGCCTCCCCCTGCCTGGGGCCTGCAGCCGCTGCCGGGAGCGGGCTCCGCCGGGGAGCCGAGGGTATCTTGGCGCCTCAACCGCCGGCACCGCAGCAGCAACATCAggagaggccaggggcagcggccatcGGCAGCGCCAG GGGACAAAGCACAGGAAAGGGACCTCCACAGTCACCG GTGTTTGAGGGTGTCTACAACAATTCCAGAATGCTGCATTTCCTTACCGCTGTTGTG GGTTCCACTTGTGATGTAAAGGTGAAGAACGGTACCACCTATGAGGGTATCTTCAAGACGCTGAGCTCAAAG TTTGAACTGGCAGTGGACGCTGTGCACCGGAAGGTATCGGAGCCAGTGGGTGGCCCTCGTCGGGAAGACATAGTGGACACCATGGTGTTTAAGCCAAGTGATGTCATGCTTGTCCACTTCCGAAATGTCGACTTCAATTATGCTACTAAAG ATAAGTTCACTGACTCGGCCATTGCCATGAACTCGAAGGTGAATGGGGAGCACAAAGAGAAG AGAAGGACAATTCAGAAGAATTCCGTCAGCGGGAGCTGCGTGCTGCCCAGTTGGCCCGAGAGATTGAATCGAGCCCCCAGTACCGCCTGCGGATCGCCATGGAGAATGATGATGGGCGCACGGAAGAGGAGAAGCACAGTGCAGTTCAGCGACAGGGCTCAGGGCGTGAGAGCCCCAGCTTGGCAGCCAG GGAGGGAAAGTATATCCCTCTACCCCAGCGAGTTCGGGAAGGTCCCCGGGGAGGCGTTCGCTGCGGTAGTTCTCGGGGCGGCCGGCCTGGCCTTAGCTCTTTGCCGCCTCGTGGCCCTCACCATCTTGACAATAGCAGCCCTGGCCCAGGTTCTGAGGCACGCGGTATCAATGGAG GCCCAGCGACCTCTGAGAGGTGCCAAGACTCTGTCTTCCCCCAGCAGCAGGCCTTCTGGAGAAGCCTCTGTTCCACCTCCTCCTGCAG TGGGCCGGATGTACCCGCCGCGCTCTCCCAAATCAGCTGCCCCCGCCCCAATCTCAGCTTCCTGTCCTGAGCCTCCCATGGGCTCAGCAGTACCAACCTCTTCAGCTTCCATCCCAGTGACATCAGCAGTTGGGGATCCTGGAGTAGGCTCTGTTTCCCCAGCTTCTCCAAAGATCTCACTGGCCCCCACAGATG TAAAAGAACTCCCGGCCAAGGAACCTGGAAGGACGCTGGAGTCCCAGGAGTTGTCCCGGATTGCAGCGAAAG tCCCTGGCCTTCAGAATGAACAGAAGCGTTTTCAGCTGGAAGAACTGAGAAAGTTTGGGGCCCAGTTTAAG CTTCAGCCCAGTAGCTCCCCTGAGACCAGCTTGGATCCTTTTCCTCCACGGATCCTGAAAGAGGAGGccaaagggaaggagaaggaggtggatgGTCTTTTGGCTTCAGAGCCCCTGGGGTCTCCTGTTTCCTCGAAGGCCGAATCAGTATCGGACAAGGAGGACAAACCGCCCCTGCCAGCAGCAGGGGGTGCCGAGGGGCCGGAGCAGCCTCCGGCACCTTGCCCAAGCCAAACTGGCAGCCCCCCAGTGGGCCTCATCAAGGGAGATGACAAGGATGAGGGCCCAGTTGCTGA ACAAGTAAAGAAGTCAACATTGAACCCCAATGCCAAGGAGTTCAATCCCACTAAGCCCCTGCTCTCTGTG AATAAATCCACCAGTACTCCGACTTCTCCTGGGCCCCGGACTCATTCAACTCCCTCCATCCCGGTGCTGACAGCAGGCCAGAGTGGGCTCTATAGCCCCCAGTACATTTCCTACATACCTCAGATCCACATGGGACCAGCTGTTCAG GCACCGCAGATGTATCCTTATCCTGTGTCCAACTCAGTGCCTGGACAGCAGGGCAAGTACCGGGGCGCCAAAG GCTCCCTGCCCCCCCAGCGCTCGGACCAACACCAGCCAGCCTCCGCCCCTCCCATGATGCAggctgccgccgccgctgccggtCCACCTCTGGTGGCCGCCACCCCTTACTCTTCCTACATCCCCTACAACCCACAGCAGTTCCCAGGCCAGCCCGCCATGATGCAGCCCATGGCCCACTACCCCTCGCAG ccggTGTTTGCCCCCATGCTTCAAAGCAACCCACGCATGCTGACGTCGGGGAGCCATCCCCAGGCCATCGTGTCATCCTCCACCCCTCAGTACCCTTCTGCAGAGCAGCCCACCCCCCAGGCCCTTTATG CCACCGTTCACCAGTCCTATCCGCACCATGCCACGCAGCTCCATGCCCACCAGCCGCAGCCGGCCACCACGCCTACTGGGAGCCAGCCGCCGTCCCAGCATGCGGCCCCCAGTCCTGTCCAG CACCAGGCGGGGCAGGCCCCACACCTGGGCAGTGGACAGCCGCAGCAGAACCTGTACCACCCAGGGGCCCTGACAGGCACGCCGCCTTCTCTGCCACCGGGACCTTCTGCCCAGTCCCCTCAGAGCAGCTTCCCCCAACCAGCCGCTGTATATGCCATCCATGCCCACCAGCAGCTGCCCCACGGCTTCACCAACATGGCCCATGTTACCCAG GCCCATGTCCAAACTGGAATCACAGCAGCCCCGCCCCCTCACCCTGGGGCTCCCCACCcgccccaggtgatgctgctgcacCCACCCCAGAGCCATGGGGGCCCCCCCCAAGGCGCGGTGCCCCAGAGTGGGGTGCCTGCACTCTCAGCTTCCACACCCTCACCCTATCCCTACATCGGACACCCCCAAGGTGAGCAGCCTGGCCAGGCGCCTGGATTTCCAGGAGGAGCCGATGACAGGATTCGTGAGTTCTCGTTAGCTGGGGGTATTTGGCATGGAAGAGCTGATGGGCTGCAGGTGGGGCAGGATGCACGGGTTCTGGGCGGGGAGTGA